A window of the Mesotoga prima MesG1.Ag.4.2 genome harbors these coding sequences:
- a CDS encoding type II toxin-antitoxin system Phd/YefM family antitoxin encodes MSRLHELSFFSLAEAKTHFSKVVDDCEKADIIITKNGLPKAVVMDYRKYVLFNRFLERVYDLYLMDAGDEAMDVEIKDLIVQVDDD; translated from the coding sequence TTGTCAAGATTACATGAGCTCTCTTTTTTTTCTCTGGCCGAAGCAAAAACACACTTTTCAAAGGTCGTTGACGATTGTGAGAAGGCCGATATAATTATAACAAAAAACGGTCTTCCCAAGGCTGTAGTGATGGACTATCGCAAGTACGTGCTCTTCAACAGGTTTCTTGAGAGGGTTTATGATCTCTATTTAATGGACGCTGGCGATGAAGCGATGGATGTTGAAATAAAGGATCTTATTGTTCAAGTCGACGATGATTGA
- a CDS encoding M23 family metallopeptidase encodes MKRLLSVILVILTTGMLFSATLLFPLKRAPEITGYFGEFRGNSKNINYPEHFHMGMDYSTGSIVGLDLRSPDDSYVHQIYINHPIYGIGIALTLPEVTNILTNEEGINVIFAHVNEVGDTSTLTGRKLNDLYHQLISEFGDQYVEVTFDPRELLFRKSDVVAKSGNSGNVPPHLHLEVRDSTMQTIINPGFFFDTGSPTPAIEILDIRAGGKTYSFSEGKPTIEMTPNTPLDLHAKVQLRHPISPKTIELYVENSLIYQIDFVSFELDEVDKVREIYSSPSTESDYWFNLNSRISLSVLPINIWDDIDWTNPRDARVVVRDHWGNEASKDFRIEMRR; translated from the coding sequence ATGAAGAGGTTATTATCGGTCATACTGGTAATTCTGACTACTGGAATGTTGTTTTCGGCGACACTTCTTTTTCCTTTGAAGAGGGCACCGGAGATAACGGGCTATTTTGGCGAGTTTAGGGGGAATTCCAAAAATATCAACTATCCCGAGCATTTCCACATGGGAATGGATTACTCAACTGGAAGTATTGTGGGACTTGATCTTCGTTCTCCAGACGATTCGTATGTGCACCAGATCTATATAAACCATCCTATATATGGCATTGGGATAGCCCTTACGCTTCCTGAAGTCACGAATATTCTTACTAATGAGGAAGGTATCAATGTGATCTTTGCGCACGTTAATGAAGTCGGGGACACTTCTACGTTAACGGGAAGAAAACTAAATGATCTTTATCACCAGCTAATTTCTGAGTTTGGAGATCAGTATGTCGAAGTAACCTTTGACCCTAGAGAGCTTCTTTTCAGAAAGAGCGATGTTGTCGCAAAGTCAGGAAACAGCGGTAATGTTCCTCCTCATCTTCATCTGGAGGTTAGGGATTCAACAATGCAGACGATAATCAATCCGGGATTCTTTTTCGATACAGGTTCTCCAACTCCAGCAATTGAAATACTTGACATAAGAGCGGGCGGAAAAACGTACTCATTTTCGGAAGGTAAACCAACGATAGAAATGACTCCGAACACTCCACTGGATCTTCACGCAAAGGTGCAGCTGAGGCATCCGATAAGTCCCAAGACTATTGAGCTGTACGTAGAGAACAGTTTGATCTACCAGATAGATTTCGTATCATTTGAATTGGACGAAGTCGATAAGGTTCGCGAAATATATTCATCACCATCAACGGAATCGGATTATTGGTTCAACTTAAACTCGAGGATTTCGCTCAGTGTCCTGCCAATAAACATCTGGGATGACATCGACTGGACAAATCCTAGAGATGCGAGAGTGGTAGTTCGAGATCACTGGGGGAACGAGGCTTCGAAAGACTTCAGAATTGAAATGAGGAGGTAA
- a CDS encoding RnfABCDGE type electron transport complex subunit D has translation MAKKFFLKQPMMRKVIYALLPILIFAVGNFGWVVFSKVFLSILISVFVEWLFEKKKGKPVSEASIVTGFLIGLILPPAVPFWIVIVASSFAMIFAKMAFGGFAKNLYNPALVGRAFVYISFPAAVQQSWTPAVQSWGQGFVRWISSDIITMATPANVIRSGGSVSAWRMIFGNISGSSGETAKWLIAAAAVYLIITKVASWKIIVSTLLSAFVMSGIVYIFDPSKMSPFHWIIGGSILFGAVFMATDPVSAPKKEKSKWIYGAMIGSLAVIIGSFSLFGAGLMFAVLIANTFASLLDYLNTPKKVRA, from the coding sequence ATGGCGAAGAAGTTTTTCTTGAAACAACCAATGATGAGAAAGGTAATCTACGCTCTCCTTCCAATTCTGATCTTCGCTGTCGGTAATTTCGGCTGGGTAGTGTTTTCCAAGGTTTTTCTATCCATTCTCATCTCGGTTTTTGTCGAATGGTTATTCGAAAAGAAAAAGGGAAAACCCGTCAGCGAGGCCTCAATAGTCACCGGCTTTCTGATTGGCCTGATTCTTCCACCGGCAGTGCCCTTCTGGATTGTAATTGTTGCCTCTTCATTTGCGATGATCTTTGCGAAAATGGCCTTCGGGGGTTTCGCGAAGAATCTCTACAATCCGGCCTTGGTAGGAAGGGCCTTTGTCTATATTAGCTTTCCCGCAGCCGTTCAACAGAGCTGGACGCCGGCGGTTCAAAGCTGGGGACAGGGATTCGTTCGCTGGATCAGCTCCGATATCATTACCATGGCTACTCCAGCGAATGTCATCAGAAGTGGAGGAAGTGTAAGTGCGTGGAGGATGATATTTGGCAATATCTCCGGCTCATCAGGTGAAACAGCAAAGTGGTTGATAGCAGCTGCAGCTGTGTACCTTATTATCACCAAAGTTGCTTCGTGGAAGATAATTGTCTCGACGCTTTTGTCAGCATTTGTCATGTCAGGGATTGTCTATATATTCGACCCTTCTAAAATGAGCCCGTTTCACTGGATTATTGGAGGTAGTATATTGTTTGGGGCAGTATTCATGGCCACCGACCCTGTAAGCGCTCCGAAGAAAGAAAAGTCGAAATGGATATATGGAGCTATGATCGGTTCACTAGCGGTGATAATAGGGTCTTTCTCTCTTTTCGGTGCGGGTCTCATGTTTGCTGTTCTCATTGCAAACACGTTTGCGTCTCTTCTAGATTACCTTAACACCCCGAAGAAGGTGAGGGCATGA
- the rpsT gene encoding 30S ribosomal protein S20 produces the protein MPNNASAKKRVRQTAKKTMMNKAVRTKFRNASKKLYKAIEEGEDPKLVSSMLSEVYSTLDKAAKSGTIHKNTASRKKARLTSKVKTYVETRG, from the coding sequence GTGCCTAACAATGCATCAGCAAAAAAGAGAGTAAGACAGACCGCCAAGAAAACAATGATGAACAAGGCTGTCAGAACGAAATTTAGGAATGCTTCAAAGAAGCTGTATAAAGCTATAGAAGAGGGTGAAGATCCAAAGCTCGTTTCGTCCATGCTCAGTGAAGTATATTCTACTCTCGATAAGGCGGCTAAGTCCGGGACGATACACAAGAATACGGCTTCCCGTAAAAAGGCTAGATTGACCTCAAAAGTGAAAACATACGTCGAAACGAGAGGATAA
- the miaA gene encoding tRNA (adenosine(37)-N6)-dimethylallyltransferase MiaA yields the protein MIPLVLGPTAVGKTSLLLEIAGRLPIEVISVDSRQIYRFMDIGTAKPTRTELSLLKHWLIDIRNPDESFDVMEFRKLSLEFIAEIKSRGKIPVLAGGTGLYADALIRGLADVPARDENIREALLQIESQKKGFLRELLRKVDPKAFETIHENDLKRTVRYLEVFLRTGKPLTEFHKESEMSGEFGIVILQRERDELHRRIEARVHRMIDSGLAEETERLLEMGYAPELNALKTIGYAEMVQYIKCGVSLTDTSERIIVNSRRYARRQIIWFRRYREALRIDLSTLGNEAAQVLENTILSVWGGKNG from the coding sequence ATGATCCCTTTAGTATTAGGTCCAACTGCCGTAGGGAAGACTTCACTTCTGCTGGAAATCGCTGGAAGACTTCCAATAGAAGTGATTTCCGTGGATTCTCGTCAGATTTATCGCTTCATGGATATTGGTACTGCAAAACCAACACGTACAGAACTATCTCTGCTTAAGCATTGGCTAATAGACATTCGAAATCCCGATGAGAGTTTCGACGTGATGGAATTCAGGAAGCTCTCTCTCGAATTCATCGCGGAGATTAAATCAAGGGGTAAAATCCCTGTTTTGGCCGGTGGGACGGGCCTGTATGCTGACGCCCTGATCAGAGGATTGGCGGATGTTCCGGCGAGAGATGAAAATATTCGTGAAGCCCTGCTACAAATCGAATCACAAAAAAAGGGGTTCTTAAGAGAGCTGCTTCGGAAAGTCGATCCCAAAGCCTTTGAAACGATACACGAAAATGATTTGAAACGTACTGTCAGATATCTTGAGGTTTTTCTCAGAACAGGGAAACCGTTAACTGAATTCCATAAAGAGAGCGAGATGTCGGGAGAGTTTGGTATAGTGATTTTACAGAGAGAAAGGGACGAGCTGCACAGAAGAATCGAGGCACGTGTCCACAGGATGATTGACTCTGGTCTTGCAGAAGAGACGGAGAGGCTTCTCGAGATGGGTTATGCTCCGGAACTCAACGCACTGAAGACAATAGGTTACGCTGAGATGGTACAATATATAAAGTGTGGAGTATCCCTTACGGATACCAGTGAGCGGATTATCGTAAACTCTAGAAGATACGCTCGTCGTCAGATTATTTGGTTCAGAAGATACAGAGAAGCTTTGAGAATTGACCTGTCCACTCTCGGAAATGAGGCGGCTCAGGTTCTTGAAAATACGATTCTCTCAGTTTGGGGGGGTAAGAATGGCTGA
- the hflX gene encoding GTPase HflX — protein MDTLLVAVFSSEEQDMKTEILGELQELARTAGYYVTESVVQNLDYPDPRHYLGKGKVDFAKRMIEAFGVSLAITRHELSPSQAMNLERLLGIHVIDRTQLILEIFAEHATTKEGKLEVELASLKYQLPRLKGFGRMLSQTGAGIGTRGPGEKKLEIDRRQAQDRISRLRKEIEELAKRREISRKKRQSSSVPLVSFVGYTNVGKSSLVSEISSEDLIIEDKLFATLDTRVRKAKLPAGMQLLVSDTVGFIRELPHELMESFKSTLDEVKYSDILVVVSDASDMAIKDKYSVVDRTLREIGAGEIRRIHVLNKIDLCTNERLAELEGSFPDSVMVSALRSYNIEGILNEITRKLFGEKSRRTLRLTPAEFSNFMRFRNSVEVLSESFDRELIEIVYLSSDEINERLISSICEEGRK, from the coding sequence ATAGACACTTTACTTGTCGCTGTTTTTTCGTCTGAAGAACAGGATATGAAAACAGAAATACTGGGCGAGCTTCAAGAGCTCGCCCGAACTGCCGGTTATTATGTAACGGAAAGCGTCGTTCAGAATCTTGATTATCCCGATCCAAGACACTACCTTGGAAAAGGAAAGGTTGACTTTGCGAAGAGAATGATTGAAGCCTTTGGTGTATCTCTTGCGATAACGCGACATGAGTTATCGCCGTCTCAGGCGATGAATCTTGAAAGACTGCTGGGGATACATGTCATAGACAGAACGCAGTTGATTCTTGAAATCTTCGCTGAACATGCGACAACCAAAGAGGGAAAACTCGAAGTAGAGCTCGCCAGCCTTAAGTATCAACTTCCGAGACTGAAGGGATTTGGCAGGATGCTTTCACAAACCGGAGCAGGTATAGGTACAAGAGGGCCTGGGGAGAAGAAACTTGAGATAGATAGACGGCAGGCTCAGGACAGAATCTCTCGCCTCAGAAAAGAGATCGAAGAACTCGCGAAACGGAGAGAAATATCACGCAAGAAGAGACAGTCATCTTCGGTACCTCTTGTTTCTTTTGTTGGCTATACAAATGTTGGGAAATCATCGTTAGTCTCCGAGATTAGCAGCGAGGATCTAATCATAGAGGATAAGCTTTTCGCAACGCTCGATACCCGAGTCAGGAAAGCGAAGTTGCCGGCTGGAATGCAGTTACTGGTTTCCGACACAGTTGGATTCATAAGAGAATTGCCACACGAGTTGATGGAGAGCTTCAAATCCACGTTGGACGAAGTGAAGTACTCCGATATCCTTGTGGTAGTTTCCGATGCATCTGACATGGCAATCAAAGACAAGTACTCCGTAGTAGACCGTACTCTACGTGAAATAGGTGCGGGAGAGATCAGAAGAATTCACGTTCTGAACAAGATCGATCTCTGTACGAATGAAAGACTGGCCGAACTGGAAGGATCCTTTCCAGATTCAGTAATGGTAAGTGCACTGAGAAGCTACAACATTGAGGGCATACTTAATGAAATCACAAGGAAACTCTTTGGTGAGAAGTCCAGAAGAACGTTGAGATTGACTCCTGCCGAGTTTTCGAATTTCATGAGATTTAGAAACTCCGTGGAAGTGCTTTCTGAGAGCTTTGACAGAGAGCTCATCGAGATCGTATATTTGTCCTCCGATGAGATAAATGAACGGCTCATTTCTTCTATATGTGAGGAGGGAAGAAAATGA
- the hfq gene encoding RNA chaperone Hfq, with the protein MAEKFNLQDRFLNLLRVNRIEVKIYLEGGFQTKGMVKSFDNFTVLLEDGQEQTLVYKHAIKMMVPQKYVKLTNTSGKKED; encoded by the coding sequence ATGGCTGAAAAGTTCAATTTGCAGGATCGTTTCTTGAATCTTTTAAGGGTTAACCGGATCGAAGTCAAGATCTATCTCGAAGGTGGGTTCCAGACGAAGGGGATGGTCAAGTCTTTCGACAATTTCACTGTGCTGCTTGAAGATGGTCAGGAACAGACTCTTGTTTACAAGCATGCTATCAAGATGATGGTTCCTCAGAAGTATGTGAAGTTAACGAATACTTCGGGCAAGAAGGAGGACTGA
- the metK gene encoding methionine adenosyltransferase, whose amino-acid sequence MKTWLFTSESVTEGHPDKMADQISDAILDAMLTQDENSRVAVETLLATGVAVVAGEVSTKAYVDIPRVVRDTILDIGYNRAKFGFDGETCAVLTSIDEQSPDIALGVDRSYEAKKNDVDRYALIGAGDQGMMFGYATNETPEMMPLPIVLAHRLARRLSQVRRDGTVQGFRPDGKTQVTVKYQDGKPVGVTAIVVSTQHDPDLTSHEIERLVVDNVVAPVIEHDLLLEGVEIFVNPTGRFVKGGPSADTGLTGRKIIVDTYGGWIPHGGGAFSGKDPTKVDRSAHYMARYTAKNIVAAGLAERVTLQLAYAIGVAKPVSFMIDAHDTEKVDLEKLRKAVLKVFDFRPAAIIDRLNLRRPIYRQIAAFGHFGRIDVDLPWEETDAVDQLKKALD is encoded by the coding sequence ATGAAGACTTGGTTGTTCACCAGTGAAAGTGTTACGGAAGGCCATCCCGATAAGATGGCCGATCAGATTTCCGATGCAATTTTGGATGCAATGTTAACACAGGATGAGAACTCGAGGGTCGCAGTTGAGACTCTTCTTGCTACAGGGGTTGCAGTAGTTGCTGGAGAGGTAAGTACAAAAGCCTATGTCGATATTCCGAGAGTTGTCAGAGACACAATTCTCGATATTGGATACAACAGGGCTAAGTTTGGTTTCGATGGGGAAACCTGTGCAGTTCTCACAAGTATAGACGAGCAGTCACCGGATATAGCTCTTGGAGTTGACAGGTCCTATGAGGCAAAGAAGAATGATGTAGATAGATACGCACTTATTGGAGCCGGTGATCAGGGTATGATGTTTGGTTACGCAACGAACGAGACGCCGGAAATGATGCCTTTGCCTATCGTTCTCGCCCATAGACTTGCCAGAAGACTCAGTCAGGTTAGAAGGGATGGAACCGTCCAAGGCTTCAGGCCTGATGGAAAGACCCAAGTTACCGTTAAGTATCAAGACGGAAAACCGGTTGGTGTGACTGCTATTGTAGTTTCAACACAGCATGATCCCGATCTGACCAGTCACGAAATCGAAAGACTTGTCGTTGACAATGTGGTAGCTCCGGTAATCGAGCATGATCTATTGCTTGAGGGCGTCGAAATCTTCGTGAATCCAACCGGGCGTTTTGTCAAGGGTGGACCTTCGGCCGATACTGGTTTGACCGGGAGAAAGATTATTGTCGATACCTATGGAGGCTGGATACCTCATGGCGGAGGCGCCTTTAGCGGTAAGGATCCGACGAAAGTTGATAGGTCGGCCCATTACATGGCCAGATACACCGCGAAGAACATCGTAGCCGCCGGATTGGCGGAACGAGTAACACTTCAGTTGGCTTATGCAATTGGAGTTGCAAAACCCGTGTCGTTCATGATAGATGCTCACGATACGGAGAAGGTGGATCTCGAGAAATTAAGGAAGGCCGTTCTAAAGGTTTTTGACTTCAGGCCCGCTGCCATCATAGACCGTTTGAATCTCAGGAGACCAATCTACAGACAGATAGCCGCATTTGGTCATTTCGGCAGGATTGATGTTGATCTTCCCTGGGAAGAAACCGATGCGGTAGACCAATTGAAGAAAGCACTGGATTGA
- a CDS encoding ABC transporter ATP-binding protein has product MAEVILEKVGKTYPNGVKAVLDANLEVKDKEFLVLLGPSGCGKTTTLRMIAGLEEITEGTIKIGGKVVNDVEPKDRDIAMVFQNYALYPHMSVYENMAFGLKLRKTPKPEIEERVREAARILGIEQLLDRKPKQLSGGQRQRVAVGRAIVRKPKVFLFDEPLSNLDAKLRVQMRAELKRLHQNLQATIIYVTHDQVEAMTMADKIVIMKDGIIQQIGDPYSVYFEPRNKFVAGFIGTPAMNFISAKLVSENGSVWVVKEDMKLLVPEDKVDKVKGLVGKDITFGIRPEDIYDKMYAVAPKDEYTVKGSVDVVEPLGSETLIHANIHGDDIVAKVDPKSRAVAGDKMDLVFDMSMMHLFDPETEENVLAGTHQDATPENL; this is encoded by the coding sequence ATGGCAGAAGTTATCCTCGAGAAGGTAGGTAAGACTTACCCAAATGGAGTCAAAGCTGTTTTGGATGCAAATCTGGAAGTAAAAGACAAAGAGTTCCTTGTTTTACTGGGCCCTTCCGGCTGTGGAAAGACAACGACATTGAGAATGATAGCCGGATTGGAAGAAATCACCGAGGGAACAATAAAAATCGGTGGTAAAGTCGTTAACGATGTCGAACCTAAGGATAGAGACATCGCTATGGTTTTCCAGAATTATGCTCTTTACCCGCACATGTCTGTTTATGAGAATATGGCATTCGGATTGAAACTTAGGAAGACACCCAAGCCCGAGATTGAGGAAAGAGTCAGGGAAGCTGCCAGAATCCTTGGAATAGAGCAGCTACTTGATCGAAAGCCAAAGCAGCTTTCCGGTGGTCAGAGACAGAGGGTTGCCGTTGGAAGAGCGATAGTTAGAAAGCCAAAAGTCTTCCTCTTTGACGAACCTCTATCCAACCTGGATGCGAAGCTGAGGGTGCAGATGAGGGCGGAACTGAAGAGGCTCCACCAGAATCTACAGGCAACGATCATCTACGTCACTCACGACCAGGTTGAAGCAATGACAATGGCAGACAAGATTGTCATAATGAAAGATGGCATTATTCAGCAGATAGGTGATCCTTATTCGGTCTACTTTGAACCGAGAAATAAGTTTGTCGCGGGGTTTATAGGAACTCCAGCAATGAACTTCATAAGCGCAAAGCTTGTATCCGAAAACGGTAGTGTTTGGGTCGTCAAAGAAGACATGAAACTTCTGGTCCCTGAAGACAAGGTTGACAAAGTTAAAGGTTTGGTCGGTAAGGACATCACATTCGGCATAAGACCGGAGGATATATACGACAAGATGTACGCCGTCGCGCCAAAGGATGAGTATACAGTCAAGGGCAGTGTAGACGTTGTTGAACCTCTAGGTAGCGAAACGCTTATCCATGCTAACATTCACGGAGATGACATTGTGGCGAAAGTAGACCCAAAGAGCAGAGCGGTTGCCGGTGACAAGATGGATCTTGTTTTCGATATGTCGATGATGCATTTGTTCGATCCTGAGACTGAAGAGAACGTCCTCGCTGGGACACATCAGGACGCAACTCCAGAGAATCTTTGA